In Candidatus Thermoplasmatota archaeon, a single window of DNA contains:
- a CDS encoding cold shock domain-containing protein encodes MEGKVKKWMTSYGFIEAEGMEKDVFVHQSDVKSNKPLMVGQKVKFEIKDEPRGPKAVNVEVIE; translated from the coding sequence ATGGAAGGAAAAGTTAAGAAGTGGATGACATCCTATGGATTTATTGAAGCAGAAGGAATGGAAAAAGATGTTTTTGTCCACCAGTCAGATGTAAAGTCAAATAAACCATTGATGGTTGGACAAAAAGTAAAATTTGAAATAAAGGATGAGCCTAGAGGGCCGAAAGCAGTAAACGTAGAGGTAATAGAGTAA